In Xiphophorus hellerii strain 12219 chromosome 8, Xiphophorus_hellerii-4.1, whole genome shotgun sequence, the genomic window ACTTGGCAACCTTTACAAAACTGACCATTGTCAACAACTTTGTCATGTCATcgagtttctttaaatcaggaagtaattttgcttttgagatattttttaaaaaacttataCTTCATGTGTCACAGCAAGGTTCTAATTTAAAGATGATCTGATTTTACAAGTTGGGCACTAATTAGCGTGGGTGTTTCTCCTtaagttatatatatttttttaacaaaaaaaatacttttaatttttaatttagcaaggttttttttatgatagATTAGTTAAGATtgatatttttcaaacattttgcatttattcacATTGTCtgataacattttctttaattattttaattattttatatatatatgtaatttttgtCGATGCAACGGAGTGGCCCATTTGAAAGCGGCCTAGTATCTTTGTTTACGTGAAGACGGACACTGCCCCCACCTGGTGGCCTGGTGTATTGctaatgtattttttctcttttttttcacccaCACAGCGCTACCAGAACCAGGGACCGTCTGGATGCACCTCCAGGAAGACACGGTAACAGATGTGCTTTTCTCCGTGTGATTCGGGTTCGTTTTGGCTCGTGTCTGCTCCCTTCCTGCCCTCGTGCCGCGGTGACGGACATTTGGTTCTGCTCTGACCCGCCCCTTCCATTCAGCCAGGCAGCATCTTCCACCGGGTCCAACATGACGTCCATCAGCAGGTACCGGAGCCGCGCGCTCCGTGCAGGTGAGCTCCCCTCAGGTGACAGAGAACCGACACAACCCGGCAGGCTGGGTGATGCAGCTTTCATGCCTggttctctctgtgtttctctccGCTTCTCCTCCGCCTTGGGAGCGGCCGCGCTGCTCCATGTCTGCTGGAATTCGGCTTCGTGATGGCAGAGGATTCGGAGGTAAAGAGCACAGGGCTGATGGaggtgtgtgaatgtgtgtgtgtgttgaaaaAGACCCATCTCCAGCCACCGCCTGCATTTACAACAGCTGACGGAGATGATGTCGTCAAGATGGGGGGTAGTCATTAATGACTGAGGGCACTGAAATATGATTTATGCATGCGCCTCccaataaataagaatatcATGAGCTGTATACCAGCACGttaatagaaagttgagtggaaagaaaagatgCACAGGATAACCGCAGCCTTGAGAGGACAGAAAAGCAAAGTGTAGTCAGAGAGTCAGGAGGGAAACACACATTCCCCGTTTTCACTCCTTAACCTGACGCGGAGGGAAAGTTTATGTTTCTATTGGAAATCAAGAGCCAGAGTGGACAGGAATATAATCCACTTTGCTTCAAGTCCAGTGTGAacattgaaaaaattaaaaaataggtgatccagctttaaaaaaagaagagtttaTTTGTTACAAGTTACTAAATGAAATTTATCcaagtaaatatattaagttTACTAAGTTGTCATGTTAAACAATCGTAATTAAagtaagtttgacaaacttaatGCGATTAAATTAactcagttttttctttctgtgatgaaaatattgatTGTATCTTGAAAATGGAACTATGGaattaaaatccacatttttagagtttcacattttgaatgttacagaaataaatacatttttctctcatATTCATATGTATTGTTATGGACCCAAAGTAAATAAGATGAATTTCACGGAATGTCCTTCAccaacttaaataaaataatgcgTTACAGCTAGTTTTTTCAAGCTACAAATCTGATTTCAGAatgattcaaattaaaatgacagcttgagcaaaattaatcaaattagtTGAAACAaattagaattattttttaaaaattttgttcaaagaaacattttttttttcagtccaCACCTGTCCTCACCCTGCTGGTCAGAACAGAGAGGTACAGAGCTGAGACTGTCCGTCTAGTGGAATTAACTAATcaacaatatttaaacattcTGTCTTATTCAGATAGGACGCTGTGCTTAAATATGCAGTCgaagtcatttttaattcagGCATCATTATGCATGACCTAATTCAACTTTTGCCTCATGAATGATAAAACTGAAAAGGCTGGTTGAGCCTTTAAAGCTGCTGCCTGAACTCTGGAGTCACTTCTTCTGCTCCTCCATCTGTAAAAACTGACAGTATCAGCTTTCAGAAGGAAACTGCTCTCCATTTTGAAGTCATACGTATCTATTTGTAGTCCAGCAGTGACGGCGTGCCTGAATTTGAATGAGAGACTCAAAAtgtgtctctgtttctgtctctcttctGCTTTCTTGGTTCTGATTTGACAAATGGGAGAaaaatgaatgtgtgtttgttaaGTGGGCGCAACTAGGCGTTTGTTGCTTTAGTGCAACCTGCAGCTCCAGAGCCGGAAAAGGCTCTTTGGACCTTTCACAGTGGCTGACCCTAAACCTGTTTGATACAATTCATttcaattcatccatccatccattttcttacactcttgtccctaatggggtcaggtgcctatctccagcgaatgTCCAGCGGGTGAGAggcagggttcaccctggacaggttgccagtctgtcgcagggcaacacataaacagatgtcatgtttttggactgtgggaggaagccggagaacccggagagaacccacgcatgcacagggagaacttGCAGAaagtgcagaaagaccccgggccgggaatcgaacccaggaccttcttgctacaaAGCAACagtgcgccactgtgcagcccctcaattcaattcaattcaattcaattcaattcaatttagttcagttcaattcaattccttaatttaatttattattatttcaatttacaacaaatacCATCTCGAGgttatttcaattcaatcacacaGTTGATCATTGTTATGAAATATTGCATTAAGTTCAGatcatttaaattagttttgaaGTTTCAAAGGATTTCATTGACTCATTGACTTGCAGAACTTTCTCACTCTTTCAGGAGTCCTCTCTCTCCATCCTCAGTGCATcataaagtgtgtgtgtgtgtgtgtgtgtgctgtaatATCACTGTTTGCTTGTCTCTAGGACAGAGAGTATGTGGGCTTTGCGACGCTACCCAACCAACTGCACAGGAAGTCAGTGAAAAAAGGCTTCGACTTCACACTCATGGTGGCAGGTGAGTCTGCTGGTTGGGGTGAAATAAGATCATCaataatatgtatatatactgtatattgagagagagtgtgtgagtgtgtatatTAATAAACTGTAACCACTAAAACTTTTGTGATGCAGGTGAGTTTGGTCTGGGTAAATCTACGCTGGTCAACAGCCTGTTCCTCACCGACCTGTACAAAGAGAGGAAGCTGCTCAACGCTGAGGGTGAGCTGCTGATTCTGCTTTTGTGTTTACGGTTTTAGTCTGAATATCTGACTGACTGCTGTGTTGTTTCTCCTCCCTGAAAAGAGCGAATCAAGCAGACGGTGGAGATCACAAAGCGCACGGTGGACATCGAGGAGAAGGGCGTGAAGCTCAAGCTCACCATCGTGGATGTGCCAGGTTTTGGAGACGCTGTCAACAACACagagtggtaaaaaaaaaaaaccattcaaACTTTGTCCAGGAGCTCCTGTAGCATGAGTGGCTGGTTTAcagaatacatttaaaaacaaaattgtttgaTTGTATATCTCAGCCTGCACTGGCTCTGTTcttattttgctttcatttcttcgattattatttttattaagaataTTATAGTTTTATAAAGGTGCTATTCAAATGCCCTGTGAGATTAGTTGACATGAACAATATGGCTCTCCACCGAGGGCGTCATGATGTCAAGGCGACATAGTGgtgtgaagaaaaatgttttctcattttcaatcaatagattgttttttatttttaaattttcaagcAGTTATGAGGTATGGCGgtaaaaccttaaactgctgctgcacacgttactcaacaggttgttgcttggtaaccaaagagtgagtgagctAGTTGATGGCAGCAACCTAGCTTAGCTGCTTTGTGAAGTTGAGCAACTAAAGCCTTTCCCCTGCCttcatctcccagaatgctgtgcggttctgaatgggagttcagtgaaatagttgaatattctatcacatatcatctattgatattgatcaggTGTCGATCACCATATatgttgttattgatttattgtctaGCCCTATCACATTGTTAGCGTTAGCTTGCAGAGCAACAGCATTTTGAACTGTTCTTGTTAACCTACAGCAAAGTTATACACCATTTTTAAGTCAGAGGTATCTATTTGTAGTCCAGCAGTGACAAAAAATAGATATCGTCATGCTGGACATAATGCAataatgtttttgcattatgtCATTTTCAGCCAATAGAGAGGCGAGGAACTCTTATTAATAAAAAACTTAAGCAATGTAAGAAAACATGGCTTTCTGGAGGTGGCGTCTGATAAGAGACtcttgttacttttttttttagcattaattaaaaacttttaattaattaaaaactccAAATAGTCTGGTCAAACCTGGACTGAATTCAACTTTGGATTTGTGAAACCTATaagtgaaaacatttagaaCTTGTTCAAATCTTTTGTCTGTTGTACATTTGGCCCATGATGCCAGTCATGCAAGAACTGCTGCTGACTGGAAGAGAGAAAGCAGAGACACACGCAATGTTTTTAGTTATTAGATGAACATAAATGAATTATGACAATTTATATGCAGAGCtgcaaagatttttattttactccatTAAGCAAAGCCAAATCCTGTACCCTCAAATTTAATCAACCTCCAGTAGACACAGTGGTTGGCATGGCAACCAGGTTGTAGAGCAATATGACAGAGACACTGTCTCACATCAATAGAATGAAGCTTGTCTTTGTGAATCATACGGTTTTGTTGTCCCTGACAGAAAACTAGTTGGCACGACTAACAGTTATGGATGTTCAACACAGACACTGACACATCGGCTGGGATCTGATGCCTTGCTCATGAGGCAGGCATGATTTCACCTTTCACCCCTGCAGACAGTTGCTGAGTAACAGAATGGTCTCCAGATGTGAACGGTGGTGAGACCAAAACCCAGCAGCAtggagaggaaaacacagcagGTTCCACCTTTGGACTAGAACCGCAAtgatccgatattaatatctgtatcggagCTGATGTCGAAAAAATTCTGGATCAGGTGACAACGTGCCCCATTCATGAGTGCAGATTCATTCAGCTTAATTCTATagttatttatttgacattttatttagaattacTAATTGAACTTTCTGAACcgtttgaaagaaggtttgttgcggTTTATTTTAGTccgttattatttatttcacattggctgttctactcctaatcccactgactgaacagattaaagctggttttacatgtttgaccaaacttgtgaCGCTGTGTTTAAGTGAGCTGTACTGGTGTGgagttaaaaaatacatttgtaactgtgctcctttttattttatttattttttcatgtatctgtttctgtctgctaACACAGTATGTTTATTCTGACTTGATCCATTTCATGTATTTCATGTAggtgtatatatgtgtgtataatTGGGTGTGTTCTAGCCCAATTAGGTTAGTATGTTAACGGTACACTGTTGACTATATAACTATTGCACTGCCTTTACATTGTACCTCAtgttaaagcataaataaatttggaaaaaaaaaagaattgtaattcagtacatttatgtaaaaaaacatttgtagtgAATTCATCTGATgttctgtatcggatcggtatcggCTGCTACTAagcctcagatatcggtatcggaatcAGAGGAGAATAAAGTGAATTGGTCCGTTCCTGGACTGTTTATGGTTTCCACAGCTATTTGTGTGCTCGTAGTGCCTGAGAGCCATGTGGACACATTCTATTGATGATATTTCTAGCTCTCTCACAGCTCCTGCTGTTTCCCTGAAGATGTGACTCTCCGGCTATTTGGCTAAGTTACTTTCTGCTGCCATGTAGAACAGCCATGCAGTGAAAGGTGTATGCTTGTGTTTTGTAGCTGGACTCCGGTAACAGACTACATCAACCAGCAGTTTGAACAATACTTCAGGGATGAAAGTGGGGTGAACAGGAAGAACATCCAGGATAACAGGGTCCACTGCTGCCTTTACTTTATATCCCCATTTGGACAAGGGTAATACACACACGCACGCTCAcacccacactcacacacacacgcacacccctacacacataAATACCCTGAGACATACATGTCTAGAACTTGAGTACATTTCTTCAGTTTCTGTCACATTTCCATGTTTCAAGTCATCAAATAAGTTTCACTgaataaacacagaaagaaaaatgggaCCTGaccctttgtgttttttggtcaGCAGTGATCTGTGTTAGAAACATTACAAACCAGTGactttttttcatcagttttggAATTTGTGTGTGTTAACGGCAAGGTTAACAGAACCAAAAAGTATGATTATTGATAGTATTTCATGATTTTATCAGAGTGATTGAACTTTCCCACACGAGTTGGTTATCTAATCCACCTAATCTCATTTTCCCTCACTAAATGAAATGATcatgtaaaaagtattttttttgtatttgctccGACTATATTGGTgcggaaaaaaaaatctcattaatgatgtgaaatatttaagtgcAACACAAAcgcaaaaactgaataaatctgaaaagaaatatgtttttcattgtATTGAACGTGTGCTACGTTAACATCCTGTCTCAGGCTCCGTCCCATCGATGTAGAGTTCATGAAGGCCCTGCAGGATAAAGTCAACGTGGTTCCGCTCATCGCTAAGGCCGACTGCCTCACGCCTTCTGAGATAAAGAGGCTCAAAGAACAGGTATCTGTTTACTTCAGGAACTGGATTTTCTGAGGAATAATAAGAGTTCATAAAGCAGAACCACATTCAGACAGTGAGCTGCAACCTGGAACACTCTAAAGAAGTGTTCTTCTTTATGACGCTGTATTTCACATTAGTCTcatgaaacttggaaatttccaaGCTTTGTGTGCTTTTTCTTGTAGATTTTggacttttcaaaataagaaatgtccttgttttatttctagaattttttttaaatattagtctCCAAACTTTTGAGTTGTGTCCAGCAAttattcaacttttcaaaatcagaaatttccatgttttttttttcctagaaaatttctgagattcatcttaaaatttctgagttttttcttccaaatttttGACCTTTGGTGTTCAGAAATTGCCttcttttttctagaaatgttaTAATAACCttgaaatgtcagattttttggGGCAGAAATCTACCTTTGTTTCTACGCCCATAATATGCCGTCTTAGTTCTTCTAGTGTTGAAAGTAGCAGAATAAACATTAACTTGTTTAATTTGTTCACCTTCATCACTGGAATTCATAATACATGTCTACATAAAAACCTCCAAATCACTTCAAATCTGACAATTGTGATAATTATAATGGTGAATATACAGTTTGCACCATTTGTGAagcacattaaaatgttttatttaatttttggaaataaatttatACATGACAAAGTTCaatctttctttttgtcctaTAGAACACAAAACCTCATCTGGTCATTCAGCTTCACAAACTTTATTCCCCAGTTCCGTTATAATTATCCTTACTTAACTTTTAGACTTTTAGATCTTGAAATTGGAACCTATGCATTTTAATCTGTGCAGCAATTACATGCTTGAAGTATGAAAACGACCCATGTCATGTGATGGTTGTTATGACAACCATGCGTTATTTTTGTGCTCTCTAGTCTGAAGTAAATTAAGCAAACAACCAAAAAAGAACCCATTCACCAGCCTTCAGCAGAATGTCAGCTTTAGACTCTGGAGCGGTTTCAGGATGACTCAGACTTCTCCATAAGGAGGTTTTATTTGAAGTGAATGTTGAGCTTTCACACACAGCTCCCACGTTTCTCCTGAAATGTTCCAGCTCTGCACGCTGAGGCGCATGTGTTCCTGCTGTGACCCGTCACATCCCTGTTGTTTTTGGTCCTTGCAGGTGAGGGAAGAGATCGATAAGTTTGGGATAAAGATCTACCAGTTCCCCGACTGCGACTCTGATGAAGACGAGGAAATCAAACAGCAGGATAAAGGGCTGAAGGTAGGCCTGGTCTGAAATGAAAGGGCCTAAAACATGTACGCTGAAATTTTGAGCAGTAAATTGAATTACAGCGCGCTCTGCTCAGAAATaatatgtttgctgttttttttatttctacctcagattttgtatttttcggTTTACTTGTTATTTTTTGGTTACAGATTAAAGCAGTGATTTATTATCTGCCACTCTACCCTGAGCAcgttttcaaaagatttttcagaaaaggttttatttactcAACTATAACATCAAAATAAGTTGTTTGATTAATCTGCGTTATGTAATATCCAAATATTCCCCTTATTAACGTTGGCAGTTATTTGTAAGCGTGATCGTAAAACAGGATGTTCAAACGTCTGTGTCGGCGCTGCAGGAGAGCCTTCCGTTTGCAGTGATCGGCGGGAACACTGtgctggaggtcagaggtcagagggtgaGGGGCCGCCTCTACCCGTGGGGGATCGTGGAGGGTAAGGCCCCGAGCTGCAGTCTGCAGCCGCCGCTCCCGGTGCGTGTCGGCCTCTCATGTCGGTCTCTTCCCGCAGTGGAGAACCCGTCCCACTGTGACTTCGGGAAGCTCAGGAACATGCTGATTAGGACGCACATGCACGACCTGAAGGACACCACCAACGACTGTCACTATGAAAACTACCGGGCCCAGTGCATCCAGAACATGACCAGGTGAGCCGGAACCACTGGACAGCAAGTTGATTCcaatttttaatcaagttaattgcagggtctgtaattaatttactgcattttaatcaaaaa contains:
- the septin5b gene encoding septin 5b, which produces MTSISRYRSRALRAEDSEDREYVGFATLPNQLHRKSVKKGFDFTLMVAGEFGLGKSTLVNSLFLTDLYKERKLLNAEERIKQTVEITKRTVDIEEKGVKLKLTIVDVPGFGDAVNNTECWTPVTDYINQQFEQYFRDESGVNRKNIQDNRVHCCLYFISPFGQGLRPIDVEFMKALQDKVNVVPLIAKADCLTPSEIKRLKEQVREEIDKFGIKIYQFPDCDSDEDEEIKQQDKGLKESLPFAVIGGNTVLEVRGQRVRGRLYPWGIVEVENPSHCDFGKLRNMLIRTHMHDLKDTTNDCHYENYRAQCIQNMTSKMNADKRVESPIPILPLSTPAVETEKLIKRKDEELRRMQQMLQKMQQQMHGQDL